The DNA region TGCAGCTACGGCTCCCGGTCAAAGAACTTCTGCATCATGCAGGGCTACAAGTATATGCCGCTGCGAAACCTTGAGAAGGTGAAAGCAGCCTCAGAACGGCTCAAGCAGGTGATCATCGAGAAGCAGGACTTTGAGAAGATCATTGCCCGCTTCGATACGCCAAATACCTTCTTCTACCTCGACCCACCCTACTACACAAAGGAGCATCTATACGACAGAGAAGACGCTAACGCATTTACCAAGCATGATGAGCTTGCTGCCATCCTGAAGCAGATCAAGGGGAAGTTCTTGTTATCCTACAATAACGACCCTTACATTCGCACACTCTACAAGGGCTTCACCCTTGATGAAGTTGAAGCGCAGTACACCGTCTCCGGTGCATTCCAGACTGAGACTGAGTTATTGATTAGGAATTATAAGGGAGAAACCTGATTTTGTGTTTGATGAATTGTCATCTACTTTCTTGGGTGGTTGACACGACCGTATGAACTCGATAGCATTGCTATATTTCTCTGCATACAATGGCTCATGCTTCAATTTGGAAAACAATTCTAATACAGCCTTTGTGTTGATGTTATGAGTGT from Candidatus Cloacimonadota bacterium includes:
- a CDS encoding DNA adenine methylase — encoded protein: MNSIISWVGGKRLLRKKILPLIPKHDIYCEVFGGASWILFGKSPNKEDWQTGPKSRYTEVYNDINGDLVNFWKYIKQHPEAFVTELNQYLVSREMFDTFAQHEPKTELERAIRFYFKLACSYGSRSKNFCIMQGYKYMPLRNLEKVKAASERLKQVIIEKQDFEKIIARFDTPNTFFYLDPPYYTKEHLYDREDANAFTKHDELAAILKQIKGKFLLSYNNDPYIRTLYKGFTLDEVEAQYTVSGAFQTETELLIRNYKGET